A window from Methylococcus mesophilus encodes these proteins:
- a CDS encoding metal ABC transporter substrate-binding protein → MPTFRLLSFVIALLATASAWGASAVSEHQLKIVASNYPLAYFAERLAGSSATVTSPAPADADPAYWRPDAKAVGAMQKADLILLNGADYEKWLAHVTLPRLKRVDTSAGFRDRFIRIENAVVHSHGPAGQHSHEGIAFTTWLDFDQAAQQAEAVAKALIAKRPELKTTVLDALKTLQADLAGLDGELKRITAARPGLPLMASHPVYQYLARRYGLNLKSVHWEPGEMPPANEWTGLDKTLAQHPAKTMLWEGPPAAAVADKLSTKGIASVVFDPCANRPESGDFLVIMKRNIENLKASFQR, encoded by the coding sequence ATGCCGACATTCCGCCTCCTCTCCTTCGTCATCGCCCTGCTCGCCACCGCTTCCGCCTGGGGCGCGAGCGCCGTCAGCGAGCACCAGCTCAAAATCGTCGCGTCGAACTATCCCCTGGCCTACTTCGCCGAACGGCTGGCGGGCTCCTCGGCCACGGTCACCTCGCCGGCGCCGGCGGATGCCGATCCGGCCTACTGGCGGCCGGACGCCAAAGCGGTCGGCGCCATGCAGAAGGCCGACCTGATACTGCTCAACGGCGCGGACTACGAAAAATGGCTGGCGCACGTCACCCTGCCCCGCCTGAAGCGGGTGGACACTTCGGCCGGCTTCCGCGACCGCTTCATCCGCATCGAAAACGCGGTGGTGCACAGCCACGGGCCGGCCGGCCAGCATTCGCACGAAGGCATCGCCTTCACCACCTGGCTGGATTTCGACCAGGCAGCGCAACAGGCGGAAGCGGTGGCGAAGGCACTGATCGCCAAGCGGCCGGAACTCAAGACGACTGTCCTCGACGCGCTAAAGACGCTGCAGGCGGACCTGGCTGGGCTGGACGGCGAACTCAAGCGAATCACCGCCGCCAGACCCGGCCTGCCCCTGATGGCATCCCATCCGGTTTACCAGTACCTCGCCCGCCGCTACGGCCTGAACCTGAAAAGCGTCCACTGGGAGCCAGGAGAAATGCCGCCGGCAAACGAATGGACCGGACTGGACAAAACACTGGCCCAACACCCGGCGAAGACCATGCTGTGGGAGGGCCCGCCGGCCGCCGCGGTCGCGGACAAGCTGAGCACCAAAGGTATCGCGAGCGTAGTTTTCGATCCTTGCGCCAACCGGCCGGAATCCGGGGATTTTCTTGTCATAATGAAGCGGAACATCGAGAATCTGAAGGCGTCCTTCCAGCGCTGA
- a CDS encoding ABC transporter permease, whose translation MRHDFYLAWRYLRHHRMRTLILVLCLSLIAALPMGLHRVLDAGEYWMTRRAEATPLLVGARGSSVDLTLGALYFSEAGVPAIRMQEADRIAATGWADPLPIYARYRVQGRPLIGVTLDYFDFRGLVPAQGELPAILGDCILGADAAERLGLGPGDTLASSSGNAFDLAGTYPLKLHVSGVLAKAHSPDDHAVFVDLQTAWVIEGLGHGHAETQAAPTQPDSPFGAATVGRADAELLTYTEITPENLGSFHFHGDPATYPISAVIALPHDARSATLLRGRYLDDKSATEIVRPLDVTRGLLQNIFRVGALFDGILLLVGGIAFLLVALVFALSLRLRQREIETIYLLGCARLAVLRLLLAEILLIALFAGAVCTAVLAAAAPHASNLARHFILS comes from the coding sequence ATGAGGCACGATTTCTACCTGGCCTGGCGCTACCTGCGCCACCACCGGATGCGGACGCTGATCCTGGTGCTGTGCCTGAGCCTGATCGCCGCACTTCCGATGGGCCTGCACCGGGTCCTGGACGCGGGCGAATATTGGATGACCCGCCGGGCCGAGGCCACGCCGCTCTTGGTCGGCGCCCGCGGCAGCTCGGTGGACCTCACGCTCGGCGCACTGTATTTCAGCGAGGCCGGTGTGCCGGCCATCCGCATGCAAGAGGCCGACCGCATCGCCGCCACCGGCTGGGCCGACCCGCTGCCCATCTACGCCCGCTATCGCGTACAGGGCCGGCCGTTGATCGGCGTCACCCTGGACTACTTCGACTTCCGGGGACTCGTTCCGGCGCAGGGCGAACTGCCAGCGATTCTCGGGGACTGCATCCTCGGCGCCGACGCCGCCGAGCGCCTCGGGCTCGGACCGGGCGATACCCTGGCGTCTTCCTCGGGAAACGCGTTCGATCTCGCCGGCACCTACCCGCTCAAGCTTCATGTCAGCGGCGTGCTGGCCAAGGCGCATTCCCCGGACGACCACGCCGTCTTCGTCGATCTCCAGACCGCTTGGGTCATCGAAGGCCTGGGCCACGGCCATGCGGAAACCCAAGCGGCCCCCACCCAGCCCGATTCGCCCTTCGGCGCCGCGACCGTCGGCCGCGCCGATGCGGAGCTCCTCACCTACACCGAGATCACCCCCGAGAACCTGGGCTCGTTCCATTTCCACGGCGATCCGGCCACCTACCCCATCAGCGCCGTGATCGCACTGCCCCACGACGCCCGCTCCGCGACCCTGCTGCGCGGGCGCTACCTGGACGACAAATCGGCGACAGAAATCGTCCGCCCGCTCGATGTGACCCGCGGCCTGCTGCAGAACATCTTCCGGGTCGGCGCGCTGTTCGACGGCATCCTGCTGCTGGTCGGCGGTATCGCCTTCCTGCTCGTCGCCCTGGTGTTCGCGCTGTCGCTGCGCCTGCGGCAGCGGGAAATCGAGACGATCTATCTGCTCGGCTGCGCCCGGCTCGCTGTGCTGCGGCTGCTGCTCGCGGAGATTCTGCTCATTGCGCTGTTCGCTGGCGCGGTCTGCACCGCCGTGCTGGCCGCCGCCGCACCCCATGCTTCTAATCTTGCACGCCATTTCATCCTGAGTTGA
- a CDS encoding ABC transporter ATP-binding protein, translated as MIEVENLSFRYPGSSFEVALPAFRIERGARVAIIGPSGMGKTTLLKLIAGILAPCEGTIRVDGVTVSALDDGARRNFRISRVGFVFQELELLDYLSVFDNIVHPYRINRVLKLDQGVRDRARELAEQTGLADKLAALPRELSQGERQRAAVCRALLTEPGLVLADEATGNLDPANKLRIIELLIRAAERKRATLLAVTHDHELLPLFDRVIDIRQPQV; from the coding sequence ATGATCGAAGTCGAAAACCTGAGCTTCCGCTATCCCGGCAGCAGCTTTGAAGTAGCCTTGCCCGCCTTCCGCATCGAACGCGGCGCCAGGGTCGCCATCATCGGCCCCAGCGGGATGGGGAAAACCACCCTGCTGAAACTCATCGCCGGCATTCTGGCTCCCTGTGAGGGCACCATCCGCGTCGACGGCGTCACCGTCAGCGCACTGGACGACGGCGCGCGGCGGAATTTCCGGATTTCCCGCGTCGGTTTCGTATTTCAGGAACTCGAGTTGCTCGACTACCTCAGCGTGTTCGACAACATCGTGCATCCCTACCGGATCAACCGGGTACTGAAGCTGGACCAGGGGGTGCGGGACAGAGCCCGCGAGCTGGCGGAACAAACCGGCCTGGCGGACAAGCTCGCCGCGCTGCCGCGGGAGCTGTCCCAGGGCGAGCGGCAAAGAGCGGCGGTCTGCCGCGCGCTGCTGACCGAGCCGGGCCTGGTGCTGGCCGACGAGGCGACCGGCAACCTCGATCCGGCCAACAAGCTCAGGATCATCGAACTGCTGATCCGGGCCGCCGAGCGCAAGCGGGCCACCCTGCTGGCCGTTACCCACGACCACGAACTGCTGCCGCTGTTCGACCGCGTCATCGACATCCGCCAACCCCAGGTCTAA